In the genome of Cupriavidus malaysiensis, one region contains:
- a CDS encoding TolC family protein, with protein MKQTKARFAAGAAARPEPGAALLAAAAACLMAACSTVQVDMPAAPAAPAAFQQVPQAGGSQADLARWWQDWHDPELTRHVEAALRANTDLRVARARVLEARAWAAVADSARYPTLAAQAGAARGFGDLRSPSPVPDRSPDLEAYAGGVSAAWEVDVFGRRASDAEAAAGMALAAEEQLHGVQLAIAADVAQNYLEAQGLQRRLALLDRSLATLGELERYVQARFRAGQALGYDLERVREQVSAREAERPVLQSQIEVRQRRLAVLEGQAAQAAPALGEPGPFHVPPVPAGELPSSVLDRRPDVRASAALVRAQAARLGSAKAELLPRFYLSFVGLDGRIRIDGLPALSGTGGLLGVGVDLPLFNAGRIRSTIAANDARLQAALAEHDKTVLRTLEEVDSAYGVRSGLDQREARLGGTLAIARRNADQSRRLYEAGRRTFEDVLSARLGALQREDELLQAQTGQALATVQLYRALGGGWSPAAGAAAG; from the coding sequence GTGAAGCAGACCAAGGCAAGATTCGCGGCAGGTGCCGCCGCCCGGCCGGAACCCGGTGCCGCGCTGCTGGCGGCCGCCGCCGCCTGCCTGATGGCCGCCTGCAGCACCGTCCAGGTGGACATGCCGGCCGCGCCGGCCGCGCCTGCGGCCTTCCAACAGGTGCCGCAGGCCGGCGGCAGCCAGGCCGACCTGGCACGCTGGTGGCAGGATTGGCACGACCCTGAACTCACGCGTCACGTCGAAGCCGCGCTGCGTGCCAACACCGACCTGCGCGTGGCCCGCGCGCGGGTGCTGGAGGCCCGTGCCTGGGCCGCCGTGGCCGATTCGGCCCGCTATCCCACGCTGGCGGCACAGGCCGGTGCGGCACGTGGCTTCGGCGACCTGCGCAGCCCGTCGCCGGTGCCGGACCGCTCGCCCGACCTCGAGGCCTATGCCGGCGGTGTCAGCGCCGCCTGGGAGGTGGACGTGTTCGGGCGCCGCGCCAGCGATGCCGAGGCCGCCGCCGGCATGGCCCTGGCCGCCGAAGAGCAACTGCACGGCGTGCAGCTGGCCATTGCCGCCGACGTGGCTCAGAACTACCTCGAAGCGCAGGGGCTGCAAAGGCGCCTGGCCCTGCTAGACCGCAGCCTGGCGACGCTGGGTGAACTGGAGCGCTATGTCCAGGCGCGCTTCCGTGCCGGGCAGGCACTGGGCTACGACCTGGAGCGGGTGCGCGAGCAGGTTTCGGCGCGCGAGGCGGAGCGGCCGGTGCTGCAAAGCCAGATCGAGGTGCGCCAGCGCCGCCTGGCGGTGCTGGAGGGGCAGGCGGCGCAGGCGGCGCCTGCGCTGGGCGAGCCGGGGCCCTTCCATGTCCCGCCCGTTCCTGCCGGCGAGTTGCCTTCGTCTGTGTTAGATCGGCGACCGGACGTGCGCGCAAGCGCCGCCCTCGTCCGTGCGCAGGCCGCCCGCCTGGGCAGCGCCAAGGCCGAACTGCTGCCGCGCTTCTACCTCAGCTTCGTCGGGCTGGACGGACGCATCCGCATCGACGGCCTGCCCGCGCTCAGCGGGACTGGCGGACTGCTCGGCGTCGGGGTGGACCTGCCGCTGTTCAACGCCGGCCGCATCCGCTCCACCATCGCCGCCAACGACGCCCGCTTGCAGGCGGCCCTCGCGGAACACGACAAGACCGTGCTGCGCACCCTGGAGGAGGTCGACAGCGCCTATGGCGTGCGCAGCGGCCTCGACCAGCGCGAAGCCCGCCTCGGCGGCACCCTTGCCATCGCCAGGCGCAACGCCGACCAGTCCCGGCGGCTCTACGAGGCCGGGCGTCGCACGTTCGAGGACGTGCTCTCAGCCCGCCTCGGCGCCCTGCAGCGCGAGGACGAACTGTTGCAGGCGCAGACCGGACAGGCGCTCGCCACAGTCCAGCTCTACCGTGCCCTGGGCGGCGGCTGGTCGCCCGCGGCCGGCGCCGCCGCGGGCTGA
- a CDS encoding methyl-accepting chemotaxis protein, with protein sequence MKLSSLTIKTKLLLGFGTLAAIAIVICAMSLRALSQTTEAFSAYIHGLDARAEMAVKVRTAVDRRAIAARNLVLVTQQADLDIEKADVAQAHEDVKNNLRRLKEMALSAPAGAQELVAEIDRVETRYGPVALDIVSLALAKRNDEAIAKMNNECRPLLAALVKATEAYAAFTRTRQEETIRQMEADYALQRQLLIGISIAAVALAVIGGLLLTRAITRPIERAVDAARAVAQGELGQRIDVESDDETGRLLRALRDMTARLAQIVNGVRDSSGRITGATGEIAAGNVDLSARTEQQAASLEETAASIEELTVTVRQNSENAREASTLAHDAADVAQKGSTAVGRVVDTMQQISASSEKIAEITGIIEGIAFQTNILALNAAVEAARAGEQGRGFAVVASEVRSLAQRSSSAAKEIKELISVSVQQVHAGSTLAGEAGETMGVVTQAVARVNRIIEEIAQASGEQSRGIEQVNQAISQIDHVTQQNATLVSEAASASRAMEEEARRLKEAVAFFRLPVARSGGRLAPAEHGSPLGDHPDYAAA encoded by the coding sequence GTGAAATTGTCCAGCCTCACCATCAAGACCAAGCTGCTGCTCGGATTCGGCACGCTGGCCGCCATCGCTATCGTGATCTGCGCGATGTCGCTGCGGGCCTTGAGCCAGACCACCGAAGCCTTTTCAGCCTATATCCATGGCCTGGACGCGCGCGCGGAGATGGCCGTCAAGGTACGTACCGCGGTCGACCGGCGCGCCATCGCCGCCCGCAACCTGGTCCTGGTCACCCAGCAGGCCGATCTGGACATCGAGAAGGCCGATGTCGCGCAGGCACATGAGGATGTGAAGAACAACCTTCGCCGGCTGAAGGAAATGGCGCTGTCGGCGCCCGCGGGGGCGCAGGAACTGGTCGCCGAGATCGACCGGGTGGAAACACGCTACGGCCCGGTTGCGCTGGACATCGTCAGCCTGGCGCTGGCCAAGCGCAATGACGAAGCGATCGCCAAGATGAACAATGAATGCCGGCCCCTGCTGGCTGCGCTGGTCAAGGCAACCGAAGCCTATGCCGCCTTCACGCGCACGCGCCAGGAAGAGACCATCCGCCAGATGGAAGCGGACTACGCCTTGCAGCGGCAGTTGCTGATCGGCATCTCGATCGCCGCGGTCGCGTTGGCCGTGATCGGTGGCCTCTTGCTGACGCGCGCCATCACGCGCCCGATCGAGCGCGCAGTGGATGCCGCGCGCGCGGTGGCGCAGGGCGAACTGGGGCAACGCATCGACGTCGAAAGCGATGACGAGACCGGCCGCCTGCTCCGTGCGCTGCGGGACATGACCGCGCGCCTGGCGCAGATCGTCAATGGCGTGCGCGACAGCAGCGGCCGTATCACCGGGGCCACGGGCGAGATCGCGGCAGGCAACGTCGACCTCAGCGCGCGCACGGAGCAGCAGGCGGCATCGCTGGAGGAGACCGCCGCCAGCATCGAGGAATTGACAGTCACCGTGCGCCAGAACAGTGAGAATGCGCGCGAGGCCAGCACCTTGGCACACGACGCTGCGGACGTCGCGCAGAAGGGCAGCACCGCCGTCGGCCGCGTTGTCGATACCATGCAGCAGATCAGCGCCAGTTCCGAGAAGATCGCGGAGATTACGGGCATCATCGAGGGCATTGCGTTCCAGACCAATATCCTGGCACTCAATGCCGCGGTAGAGGCGGCGCGCGCGGGCGAGCAGGGGCGCGGCTTCGCCGTGGTCGCCAGCGAGGTGCGCAGCCTGGCGCAGCGTTCATCGAGCGCCGCCAAGGAAATCAAGGAATTGATCTCGGTGTCCGTGCAGCAGGTCCATGCCGGTTCCACTCTGGCCGGAGAGGCCGGGGAAACCATGGGAGTGGTGACGCAGGCGGTGGCGCGCGTCAACCGCATCATCGAGGAGATCGCCCAGGCATCCGGAGAACAGAGCCGGGGCATCGAGCAGGTCAACCAGGCCATCAGCCAGATCGACCACGTCACCCAGCAGAACGCCACATTGGTCAGTGAGGCGGCTTCGGCCTCGCGGGCCATGGAGGAGGAGGCCCGCCGCCTGAAGGAGGCAGTCGCCTTCTTCCGCCTGCCTGTCGCCCGGTCCGGCGGCAGGCTTGCCCCGGCGGAGCATGGCAGCCCATTGGGGGACCACCCGGACTACGCCGCGGCCTGA
- a CDS encoding amino acid ABC transporter substrate-binding protein produces the protein MSFFAVPVRAAMFRRLGAFASLATVAAAFAMPAQAQSPVLQKIRDTGTITLGYRESALPFSFADDKGQPAGYAVDLCLRVAEAAKQKLGLPELKVRWLPLTPQNRVPAVVNGLVDLDCAPNTNTLERQKQVAFSVSHYVSTVRLLVRADSGIHSFADLRGKTVVTSAGSTGDRHVRRLKAEYGYRDVYAKDHGESFLLLESGRAQAFVMDDVLLAGLRARAKDPSQYVIVGPALSVEQNALMMSKADPAWKQLVDQTLAKMFAGPDIAALQKRWFQEAIGARGVNLALVPSDQVRAAWKHPSDAVTE, from the coding sequence ATGTCGTTCTTCGCCGTTCCCGTACGCGCCGCCATGTTCCGCCGCCTTGGCGCCTTCGCCTCCCTGGCCACCGTGGCCGCCGCTTTTGCCATGCCGGCCCAGGCTCAGAGCCCCGTGCTGCAGAAGATCCGCGATACCGGCACGATCACGCTCGGCTACCGCGAATCGGCGCTGCCGTTCTCCTTTGCCGACGACAAGGGCCAGCCCGCCGGCTACGCTGTCGACCTGTGCCTGCGCGTGGCGGAAGCCGCCAAGCAGAAGCTGGGCCTGCCTGAACTCAAGGTGCGCTGGCTGCCGCTGACGCCGCAGAACCGGGTGCCCGCCGTCGTCAACGGCCTGGTCGATCTCGACTGCGCACCGAACACCAATACCCTGGAGCGCCAGAAGCAGGTTGCCTTCAGCGTGTCCCACTATGTATCGACGGTGCGTCTGCTGGTGCGCGCCGATTCCGGCATCCACTCCTTCGCCGACCTGCGCGGCAAGACCGTGGTGACCAGTGCCGGCTCCACCGGCGACCGCCACGTGCGCCGCCTGAAGGCTGAGTACGGCTATCGCGACGTCTATGCCAAGGACCACGGCGAGTCCTTCCTGCTGCTCGAATCCGGCCGTGCCCAGGCCTTCGTGATGGACGACGTGCTGCTGGCCGGCCTGCGCGCCCGTGCCAAGGACCCTTCGCAGTACGTGATCGTCGGTCCGGCCCTGTCCGTGGAGCAGAACGCCCTGATGATGTCCAAGGCCGATCCTGCCTGGAAGCAACTGGTCGACCAGACGCTGGCCAAGATGTTTGCCGGCCCGGATATCGCGGCGCTGCAGAAGCGCTGGTTCCAGGAGGCGATCGGAGCGCGTGGCGTGAACCTGGCACTGGTCCCCTCCGACCAGGTCCGGGCTGCCTGGAAGCATCCGTCGGACGCCGTCACCGAGTAA
- a CDS encoding putative bifunctional diguanylate cyclase/phosphodiesterase produces MLASSYDQLLVLFSVLVAMLASYTALDLAGRLTAARGRAAQMWLLAGAVVMGLGIWSMHFVGMLAFRLPIRLGYDLPITLLSLLIAIGASGFALRLVTLPSLPPSRLALGALLMGGAVAGMHYTGMAAMRMRPGIDYEPWWFALSLVIAVAACGAALWIAFRLRHQGRHTHRLRVGAAVLMGLAIAAMHYTGMAAARFPLGTICGAATDGLAGEALALPILVITICVLTMALLTSILDLRMEMRTAVLAASLAAANEELSYLALHDKLTKLPNRALLEDRFEQALRSAARTRSRLAILFIDLDGFKAINDSFGHQIGDQVLAEAAGRIRASAGAGDIVGRLGGDEIVLVSQSDAPEDAGALAARILGSLRDAITVSGHALHISASIGIALYPDNGTDQRTLLRNADAAMYHAKASGRDTCCFFTHSMNADAQARLELAQDLRMALERHELELHYQPKFQAPDNTVCGAEALLRWRHPRRGLLSPDQFLALAEKTGLILPIGTWVLDEACAQLARWHAEGRAQLTMAVNLSATQFCHPALVGTVRAAIERHGLAPQCLTIEITESTAMRDVETSLAILQRLDEMGVRIAIDDFGTGYSSLLYLKRIPASELKIDRGFVRELAQDGEDAAIVSAIIALGQTLNLKIVAEGVETTAQQDFLTRLGCDTLQGYLLGAPVPAVDFPGQAIPAAA; encoded by the coding sequence ATGCTTGCCTCCAGCTACGATCAACTGCTTGTCCTGTTCTCCGTGCTGGTGGCCATGCTGGCCTCGTATACCGCGCTCGACCTGGCCGGCCGGCTGACGGCGGCGCGCGGGCGCGCCGCGCAGATGTGGCTGCTGGCCGGCGCCGTGGTGATGGGACTGGGCATCTGGTCGATGCACTTCGTCGGCATGCTGGCGTTCCGCCTGCCGATCCGCCTGGGCTACGATCTGCCCATCACGCTGCTCTCACTGCTGATCGCGATCGGCGCATCCGGCTTCGCCCTGCGCCTGGTGACGCTGCCCTCGCTGCCGCCGAGCAGGCTCGCGCTCGGGGCGCTGCTGATGGGCGGCGCGGTGGCGGGCATGCACTATACCGGCATGGCTGCCATGCGCATGCGGCCGGGTATCGACTATGAACCTTGGTGGTTCGCGCTCTCCCTCGTCATTGCCGTGGCCGCCTGCGGCGCCGCCTTGTGGATCGCCTTCCGGCTGCGCCATCAGGGCCGCCATACCCATCGCCTGCGCGTCGGCGCGGCCGTGCTGATGGGCCTGGCCATCGCCGCCATGCATTACACCGGCATGGCGGCTGCGCGTTTCCCGCTGGGCACCATCTGCGGGGCTGCCACCGATGGCCTGGCGGGCGAGGCGCTGGCGCTGCCCATCCTGGTGATCACCATCTGCGTGCTCACCATGGCGCTTCTGACCTCCATCCTCGACCTGCGCATGGAGATGCGTACCGCGGTGCTGGCCGCATCGCTGGCCGCCGCCAACGAGGAGTTGAGCTATCTCGCCCTGCATGACAAGCTCACCAAGCTGCCCAACCGCGCCCTGCTTGAGGACCGCTTCGAGCAGGCACTGCGCTCCGCCGCGCGCACCCGCAGCCGGCTTGCCATCCTCTTCATCGACCTGGACGGCTTCAAGGCCATCAACGACTCCTTCGGCCACCAGATCGGCGACCAGGTGCTGGCCGAGGCGGCCGGGCGCATCCGTGCCAGCGCGGGCGCGGGCGACATCGTCGGGCGGCTGGGCGGCGACGAGATCGTGCTGGTGAGCCAGTCGGATGCGCCGGAGGATGCCGGCGCGCTGGCCGCCCGCATTCTCGGCAGCCTGCGCGATGCCATCACGGTGTCGGGACACGCGCTGCATATTTCGGCCAGCATCGGTATTGCCCTCTATCCGGACAATGGCACCGACCAGCGCACGCTGCTGCGCAACGCCGATGCCGCGATGTATCACGCCAAGGCCTCCGGACGTGACACCTGCTGCTTCTTCACCCATTCGATGAATGCCGACGCCCAGGCGCGCCTCGAGCTGGCGCAGGACCTGCGCATGGCTCTCGAACGCCACGAACTGGAACTGCACTACCAGCCCAAGTTCCAGGCGCCCGACAACACCGTCTGCGGTGCCGAGGCGCTGTTGCGCTGGCGCCACCCGCGCCGCGGGCTGCTGTCGCCCGACCAGTTTCTCGCCCTGGCCGAGAAGACGGGCCTGATCCTGCCGATCGGCACCTGGGTGCTGGACGAGGCCTGCGCCCAGCTGGCGCGCTGGCATGCCGAGGGGCGGGCGCAGCTGACCATGGCCGTCAACCTGAGCGCCACCCAGTTCTGCCATCCGGCGCTGGTGGGCACGGTGCGGGCGGCCATCGAACGCCACGGACTGGCGCCGCAGTGCCTGACCATCGAGATCACGGAATCCACGGCGATGCGCGATGTCGAGACCAGCCTGGCCATTCTCCAGCGGCTTGACGAAATGGGCGTGCGCATCGCCATCGACGATTTCGGCACCGGCTATTCCAGCCTGCTCTACCTCAAGCGGATCCCCGCCAGCGAGCTCAAGATCGACCGCGGTTTCGTGCGCGAACTGGCGCAGGATGGGGAAGACGCCGCGATCGTCTCGGCCATCATCGCGCTGGGTCAGACCCTGAACCTGAAGATCGTCGCAGAAGGGGTCGAAACCACCGCCCAGCAGGACTTCCTGACCCGGCTCGGTTGCGACACGCTGCAGGGCTACCTGCTCGGCGCACCGGTTCCTGCGGTGGATTTTCCTGGCCAGGCCATCCCTGCCGCCGCCTGA
- a CDS encoding ABC transporter permease, with the protein MRQWLKNVARLSRKEIFSLFSDATLMILIVFAFTLAVVSVAKGIKAEVSNASVAIVDGDQSALSRHLRDAIQPPYFKPPVDVDRRAIDAELDRGRYIFAIEIPPDFEANVLAGRSPSLQVLVDATAMTQAGLGAAYLQEILTGETLAFLRARNLQAQLPAVAVMRVQFNPNTESYWFTSTMQIVVNITVLSIILVGAAVIREREHGTIEHLLVMPVRASEIAAAKIIANGSVIFLVSLLSLWLVVNLWLRVPLQGSLALFALSTALYLFSVTALGMWLATLAPAMPQFGLLAVPTYAVAYLLSGAATPVQSMPAAMQPVVQFLPTTQFVTLTQAILFRGAGIDIVWPQLLGVTAAGGLFLALALARFRAMLAQQG; encoded by the coding sequence GTGCGCCAGTGGCTCAAGAACGTCGCCCGCCTCAGCCGCAAGGAGATCTTCAGCCTGTTCAGCGATGCCACGCTGATGATCCTGATCGTGTTCGCCTTCACGCTGGCGGTGGTCTCGGTGGCCAAGGGGATCAAGGCGGAGGTCTCGAACGCCTCGGTCGCCATCGTCGATGGTGACCAGTCGGCCTTGTCGCGCCACCTGCGCGACGCCATCCAGCCGCCCTACTTCAAGCCGCCGGTCGACGTGGACCGGCGCGCCATCGACGCCGAACTGGACCGCGGCCGCTATATCTTCGCCATCGAGATCCCGCCGGACTTCGAAGCCAACGTGCTGGCGGGGCGATCGCCGTCGCTGCAGGTGCTGGTCGACGCCACCGCCATGACCCAGGCCGGACTGGGCGCGGCCTACCTGCAGGAAATCCTGACCGGCGAGACCCTGGCCTTCCTGCGCGCGCGGAACCTGCAGGCGCAGCTGCCCGCGGTGGCGGTGATGCGTGTCCAGTTCAACCCCAACACGGAATCGTACTGGTTCACCTCGACGATGCAGATCGTGGTCAATATCACCGTGCTCTCCATCATCCTGGTGGGCGCGGCGGTGATCCGCGAGCGCGAGCACGGCACCATCGAGCACCTGCTGGTGATGCCGGTGCGCGCCAGCGAGATCGCGGCGGCCAAGATCATCGCCAACGGCTCGGTGATCTTCCTGGTCTCGCTGCTGTCGCTGTGGCTGGTGGTGAATCTCTGGCTGCGGGTGCCGCTGCAAGGCTCGCTGGCCTTGTTCGCCCTCAGCACGGCGCTCTACCTGTTCTCGGTGACTGCGCTGGGCATGTGGCTGGCCACGCTGGCGCCGGCCATGCCGCAGTTCGGCCTGCTGGCGGTGCCGACCTACGCGGTGGCCTACCTGCTGTCGGGCGCGGCCACACCGGTGCAGAGCATGCCGGCAGCGATGCAGCCGGTGGTGCAGTTCCTGCCTACCACGCAGTTCGTCACCCTGACCCAGGCCATCCTGTTCCGCGGCGCGGGGATCGACATCGTGTGGCCGCAGCTGCTCGGGGTCACCGCCGCCGGCGGGCTCTTCCTGGCGCTGGCGCTGGCGCGCTTCCGCGCCATGCTGGCGCAGCAGGGCTGA
- a CDS encoding amino acid ABC transporter permease translates to MNKVVATAVALTLGTASLVAFAQNSGKQFDPYSQGAKAGEKFDPYSQGAKAGDKFDPYSQGANKSTRADLAASDASAPAAKKSHKSKKSKKSKKAASAAAAS, encoded by the coding sequence ATGAATAAAGTTGTCGCAACGGCCGTCGCTCTCACGCTCGGTACTGCGTCGCTGGTAGCCTTCGCTCAGAACAGCGGTAAGCAGTTCGACCCCTACAGCCAGGGTGCCAAGGCTGGCGAGAAGTTCGATCCCTACAGCCAGGGTGCCAAGGCCGGCGACAAGTTCGACCCCTACAGCCAGGGCGCGAACAAGAGCACCCGTGCCGACCTCGCGGCTAGCGACGCCTCGGCGCCGGCGGCCAAGAAGAGCCACAAGAGCAAGAAGAGCAAGAAGTCGAAGAAAGCCGCATCCGCTGCTGCAGCGAGCTGA